From the genome of Faecalibacterium prausnitzii:
TTGATCTTTTCCAGACGATACACCAGCGTATTGCGGTGGACGAACAGGCCGCGGCTGGTCTCAGAGACGTTCAGGTTGTTCTCGAAGAAGCGCTGGATGGTGAACAGCGTCTCCTGATCCAGGCTCTCGATGCTGCCCTGCTTGAACACCTCGCGCAGGAACATCTCGCACACGGTGGTGGGCAGCTGGTAGATCAGGCGGGCGATGCCGAGGTTGTCGTAGCGGATGATCTGCTTCTCGGTATCGAAGACCTTGCTCACCTCCATGGCGATCTGGGCTTCCTTAAAGGAGGTGGCCAGATCCTTCACATTGGAGATGGGAGTGCCGATGCCCACGACTGCCTTGATGTAATGCTCGCCGGACAGGGTATCCACGATGCTGGCCGCCAGCTTTTCCATATCGGTGCGGTCGATGCCCTTGCGGATCTCCTTGACCAGAACGGTGTCGGTCTCGCTGATGTTGAAGACGAAGTCCTTCTGCTTATCGGGGAACAGGCTGCTGACGACATCGTAAGCGGAGATATCGCCGCCGCTGGTCACGCGCACGATGAACACGACGCGGGAAACGTCGGTGGCAAAGTGCAGCTCTCTGGCCTTGGCGTAGATATCGCCGGGCAGGATGTTGTCCAGCACCACATTCTTGATGAAGTTGGACTTGTCGAACTTTTCATCGTGATACTGCTTGATGCTCTGCAGGCTGATGGACAGCACCGCCGCAAACTGACCGGCGGTCTCGTCCGCGCCCTCCACGAAGACAGCGTAGTCGTTGTGCTTGGCGCTGGAGAACTGCTGATAGGTGTAGCCATCCCGCACAAAACGGTCGCCCGCTGTCAGGCGCTCCGCCATAAAGCCTTCGCGCACTTCTCCGATCAGGTTCAGCTCCGAGCAGGAGATCACTGCACCGGTCTCATCCACCACGCCGACCACACGGTCGATTGCGTCTTTCATCTGGTAGATCACGCTCTGGAATACTCTATTGGCCATAAATGGATACCCCTTTTCCTCTTTTGTGCAAGCCGCAGGGGCGAGATTGTGATTTTTAACAATTTCGCCGCATTACATTATCTATTTTACACAAAAGAATTTACTTTTGCAACATATTTCACCAAAAAATTTTTATTTTTCTTGTTGAAATTATCTTTCAGGGGTCTGACACGGCCTAAAAAGCGCCTTTTTGCGTGGTTCTTATCTGTATTTTACCGGGAAATTGTGATGTTTTTTTGAAAATGGGGTGAAAAGCCGACCCCTTCAGCCGGTAATTTCTGCCACTTCAGCGTCCGAAAGCTCCCGCCACTGCCCCGGCGCAAGGGCCGCATCCAGCGCAAGGCCGCCGATGGCGTCCCGGTGCAGGGCGTTGACCCCCGCGCCGTAAACGCCGAACATCCGCTTGATCTGGTGG
Proteins encoded in this window:
- a CDS encoding PucR family transcriptional regulator, with product MANRVFQSVIYQMKDAIDRVVGVVDETGAVISCSELNLIGEVREGFMAERLTAGDRFVRDGYTYQQFSSAKHNDYAVFVEGADETAGQFAAVLSISLQSIKQYHDEKFDKSNFIKNVVLDNILPGDIYAKARELHFATDVSRVVFIVRVTSGGDISAYDVVSSLFPDKQKDFVFNISETDTVLVKEIRKGIDRTDMEKLAASIVDTLSGEHYIKAVVGIGTPISNVKDLATSFKEAQIAMEVSKVFDTEKQIIRYDNLGIARLIYQLPTTVCEMFLREVFKQGSIESLDQETLFTIQRFFENNLNVSETSRGLFVHRNTLVYRLEKIKKLTGLDLREFDDAIVFKVALMVKKYLSNNPAKY